From the genome of Triticum aestivum cultivar Chinese Spring chromosome 3B, IWGSC CS RefSeq v2.1, whole genome shotgun sequence, one region includes:
- the LOC123069434 gene encoding uncharacterized protein isoform X2, with translation MAARRRLHPPLGAELSRSHPRWVMLDRFVHYKAYAGEAVAEEVMDGTQSAISSTCTNISIAVSLRVAEPPAVSRLYLHWPERFMTASLSQSPCLMRLPPCFDGGDKNPDVDLYFHPYRLQQLRSMWRDDIGLLCRGKGEFVVAQLTFGGQLCVLHHKPGEEQGDMNWSVENMPLPDGDDIPNLLRGSWQTDAVVPYGDCYLCWADCYLGLLFVGVIDKRTKPPCYVPLPDGLDSNRLCIDPGYPDPARRVCVSESSMINLICVGDHAGCSVCASSYSAFTITVWTLTNLREKKWMKCFTMEDSKFSAALDFDKRLPHVLPEFPTISLVKPDVVYFRLNGGNKLFWLIEIDMKKEVLGSTSLYIFEEEEEEKCSIDMAHWRSFPGYSFVPSPFTRYLDQHAIRSLELSEKLQNIRLEQAKEKIFVEE, from the exons ATGGCTGCTCGTCGGCGTCTTCATCCGCCACTCGGTGCGGAGCTCTCCCGCTCTCACCCTCGCTGGGTGATGCTAGATCGCTTCGTCCACTACAAGGCGTACGCGGGTGAGGCTGTTGCGGAGGAGGTAATGGACGGCACGCAATCGGCGATCTCCTCTACCTGCACCAACATAAGCATCGCCGTCTCTCTCAGGGTTGCTGAACCGCCCGCTGTGTCCCGTCTCTACCTCCACTGGCCCGAGCGATTCATGACGGCGTCGTTGAGCCAG TCTCCTTGTCTCATGCGACTCCCGCCTTGCTTCGATGGTGGGGACAAGAACCCGGACGTGGATTTGTACTTCCACCCGTACCGTCTCCAGCAGCTGCGATCTATGTGGCGTGATGACATTGGCCTCCTTTGCCGTGGCAAGGGGGAGTTCGTGGTGGCGCAGCTCACATTTGGCGGCCAGCTCTGCGTGCTACACCATAAACCTGGGGAGGAGCAGGGCGACATGAATTGGAGCGTCGAAAATATGCCCTTACCTGACGGCGATGACATCCCAAACCTGCTGCGTGGTTCGTGGCAAACGGACGCCGTCGTCCCCTATGGTGATTGTTACCTGTGCTGGGCGGATTGCTACCTGGGCTTGCTTTTTGTCGGTGTCATTGACAAGCGGACGAAGCCCCCGTGCTACGTCCCCTTACCTGATGGTCTGGATTCCAATCGTCTGTGCATTGACCCAGGGTATCCTGACCCGGCCCGTCGTGTCTGTGTCTCTGAGTCCAGCATGATTAACCTCATATGTGTTGGTGATCATGCTGGCTGCAGTGTGTGTGCCAGTTCTTATTCTGCTTTCACTATCACAGTATGGACTTTGACCAACTTAAGGGAAAAGAAATGGATGAAATGTTTCACCATGGAAGACAGCAAGTTCTCGGCTGCTCTTGATTTTGACAAGCGTCTTCCGCATGTGCTACCAGAGTTCCCTACCATCAGCTTGGTTAAGCCTGATGTTGTTTACTTCCGGTTGAATGGTGGTAATAAACTTTTCTGGCTGATTGAGATTGACATGAAGAAGGAAGTGCTGGGGTCAACCAGTCTCTACAtctttgaagaagaagaagaagagaaatgctCCATTGACATGGCCCACTGGAGATCATTTCCTGGTTACTCCTTTGTTCCCAGCCCGTTCACCCGATACTTGGACCAGCATGCCATCAGAAG TCTGGAACTCAGCGAGAAGTTACAGAATATAAGACTTGAGCAAGCTAAAGAAAAGATATTTGTTGAAGAGTGA
- the LOC123069434 gene encoding uncharacterized protein isoform X1: MAARRRLHPPLGAELSRSHPRWVMLDRFVHYKAYAGEAVAEEVMDGTQSAISSTCTNISIAVSLRVAEPPAVSRLYLHWPERFMTASLSQVSQPFIIAAHGRSILFQAQAPFVGDSCPAFYYYPMDYFLYTASDSEKSPCLMRLPPCFDGGDKNPDVDLYFHPYRLQQLRSMWRDDIGLLCRGKGEFVVAQLTFGGQLCVLHHKPGEEQGDMNWSVENMPLPDGDDIPNLLRGSWQTDAVVPYGDCYLCWADCYLGLLFVGVIDKRTKPPCYVPLPDGLDSNRLCIDPGYPDPARRVCVSESSMINLICVGDHAGCSVCASSYSAFTITVWTLTNLREKKWMKCFTMEDSKFSAALDFDKRLPHVLPEFPTISLVKPDVVYFRLNGGNKLFWLIEIDMKKEVLGSTSLYIFEEEEEEKCSIDMAHWRSFPGYSFVPSPFTRYLDQHAIRSLELSEKLQNIRLEQAKEKIFVEE, encoded by the exons ATGGCTGCTCGTCGGCGTCTTCATCCGCCACTCGGTGCGGAGCTCTCCCGCTCTCACCCTCGCTGGGTGATGCTAGATCGCTTCGTCCACTACAAGGCGTACGCGGGTGAGGCTGTTGCGGAGGAGGTAATGGACGGCACGCAATCGGCGATCTCCTCTACCTGCACCAACATAAGCATCGCCGTCTCTCTCAGGGTTGCTGAACCGCCCGCTGTGTCCCGTCTCTACCTCCACTGGCCCGAGCGATTCATGACGGCGTCGTTGAGCCAGGTGAGTCAGCCGTTCATCATCGCGGCTCACGGCCGCTCCATACTTTTCCAGGCGCAGGCCCCCTTCGTTGGAGATAGCTGTCCGGCATTCTACTATTACCCCATGGACTATTTCCTCTACACAGCCTCTGACTCAGAGAAGTCTCCTTGTCTCATGCGACTCCCGCCTTGCTTCGATGGTGGGGACAAGAACCCGGACGTGGATTTGTACTTCCACCCGTACCGTCTCCAGCAGCTGCGATCTATGTGGCGTGATGACATTGGCCTCCTTTGCCGTGGCAAGGGGGAGTTCGTGGTGGCGCAGCTCACATTTGGCGGCCAGCTCTGCGTGCTACACCATAAACCTGGGGAGGAGCAGGGCGACATGAATTGGAGCGTCGAAAATATGCCCTTACCTGACGGCGATGACATCCCAAACCTGCTGCGTGGTTCGTGGCAAACGGACGCCGTCGTCCCCTATGGTGATTGTTACCTGTGCTGGGCGGATTGCTACCTGGGCTTGCTTTTTGTCGGTGTCATTGACAAGCGGACGAAGCCCCCGTGCTACGTCCCCTTACCTGATGGTCTGGATTCCAATCGTCTGTGCATTGACCCAGGGTATCCTGACCCGGCCCGTCGTGTCTGTGTCTCTGAGTCCAGCATGATTAACCTCATATGTGTTGGTGATCATGCTGGCTGCAGTGTGTGTGCCAGTTCTTATTCTGCTTTCACTATCACAGTATGGACTTTGACCAACTTAAGGGAAAAGAAATGGATGAAATGTTTCACCATGGAAGACAGCAAGTTCTCGGCTGCTCTTGATTTTGACAAGCGTCTTCCGCATGTGCTACCAGAGTTCCCTACCATCAGCTTGGTTAAGCCTGATGTTGTTTACTTCCGGTTGAATGGTGGTAATAAACTTTTCTGGCTGATTGAGATTGACATGAAGAAGGAAGTGCTGGGGTCAACCAGTCTCTACAtctttgaagaagaagaagaagagaaatgctCCATTGACATGGCCCACTGGAGATCATTTCCTGGTTACTCCTTTGTTCCCAGCCCGTTCACCCGATACTTGGACCAGCATGCCATCAGAAG TCTGGAACTCAGCGAGAAGTTACAGAATATAAGACTTGAGCAAGCTAAAGAAAAGATATTTGTTGAAGAGTGA